The stretch of DNA GTATCAAAGAAAATGCTTAGAGACACCGTCTTAACTCTCGCAATGTTGGCAAGCTCATTGGCAAGCTCCATGGCTTACGACAAATATACAACGAATTTTTATACCGGTAAGtgaaaaaattagaaaaaaaaaacacttcaGAGTTTCTGTCTAAGGAATTGCAGTGGTTTGTTAAAACCTTataaattctatatatatttttgaccCTAAATGTTATTTTACATAGGAAATCATGATAATGTGGCCCTTAAATCGGACCCATTTATTAACATCAACAATCGATATTACTACTTCGGAACCGATCCACAGAATTGGTATGTTGCCTATGAGAAGTGTCGTGCATTAAGCTCGGAATTAGTAACATTCGATTCCTTGGAAGAGTTTGAAGCGATTGCTAAGTATTTAAAGGCTCGTGGCGACAGAAATGAGTATTGGACATCTGGCAATGATCTGGGACGTGAAGGCACATACAATTGGTTTAGCACTGGCAAGCAATTAAGCATCTCAAAATGGGCTCCTAACCAACCCGATAAC from Drosophila willistoni isolate 14030-0811.24 chromosome 2R unlocalized genomic scaffold, UCI_dwil_1.1 Seg200, whole genome shotgun sequence encodes:
- the LOC6641611 gene encoding C-type lectin 37Da — its product is MLRDTVLTLAMLASSLASSMAYDKYTTNFYTGNHDNVALKSDPFININNRYYYFGTDPQNWYVAYEKCRALSSELVTFDSLEEFEAIAKYLKARGDRNEYWTSGNDLGREGTYNWFSTGKQLSISKWAPNQPDNSAGRENCIHMGYIYTYSKDFELNDRPCESLFRYICEAPEPETISIVVWK